The Tepidisphaeraceae bacterium genome includes a region encoding these proteins:
- a CDS encoding 2-isopropylmalate synthase encodes MDNVRIFDTTLRDGEQSPGATLTSAEKLEIAYKLEAMGVDVIEAGFPISSDGDFESVKQIAGEIENSTVCGLARATPKDIDRAGEAVRGAKSPRIHVFCATSKIHREHKLRKGKEEIIKISVASIQQAKQYTDDIEFSPEDASRTELEFLEEIVQAAIEAGATTINLPDTVGYAMPEGYGHIFAHIIAKLPIVKERGIVLSAHCHDDLGMAVANSLSAVQHGARQVECTINGIGERAGNAALEEVVMALRTRSDYYKIGTRIDATKIFPLSRSVSTLTGLAVQRNKAIVGENAFAHESGIHQDGMLKNPETYEIMNPATIGIPKGTLVLGKHSGRAAFKDRINTLGYEINDAQIEAAFTKFKTLADKKKEVFDEDVESLIDEQLEQSVSLWELVGVQVTTGSTTVPTATITLRDSTGEVVRDASTGDGPVDAIYSAIQRLTGVKASLSDYRIRAVTKGKDAQGEVQIELDHNGIKVRGRGVSTDILEASALAYLAAINRMRSLDKRERRVTQQMGV; translated from the coding sequence ATGGACAACGTACGCATCTTCGACACCACGCTGCGCGACGGCGAGCAATCGCCCGGCGCCACCCTGACCTCGGCCGAGAAGCTGGAGATCGCGTACAAGCTCGAGGCGATGGGCGTCGACGTCATCGAGGCCGGCTTCCCGATCAGCTCCGACGGCGACTTCGAAAGCGTGAAGCAGATCGCTGGCGAGATCGAGAACAGCACCGTCTGCGGCCTGGCCAGGGCCACGCCGAAGGACATCGACCGGGCGGGTGAAGCGGTGCGCGGGGCGAAGAGCCCACGCATCCACGTCTTCTGCGCCACGTCGAAGATCCACCGCGAGCATAAGCTGCGCAAGGGCAAGGAAGAGATCATCAAGATCAGCGTCGCCAGCATTCAGCAGGCGAAGCAGTACACGGACGACATCGAGTTCAGCCCGGAAGACGCCAGCCGAACCGAGCTGGAGTTTCTGGAAGAAATCGTGCAAGCCGCCATCGAGGCGGGCGCGACGACGATCAACCTGCCCGACACAGTGGGTTACGCGATGCCGGAAGGGTACGGCCACATCTTCGCGCACATCATCGCGAAGCTGCCGATCGTGAAGGAGCGCGGCATCGTGTTGTCGGCCCACTGTCACGACGACTTGGGCATGGCCGTCGCCAATTCACTGTCGGCGGTGCAGCACGGTGCGCGACAGGTCGAATGCACGATCAACGGCATCGGCGAGCGGGCTGGCAATGCGGCGTTGGAAGAGGTCGTGATGGCGCTGCGCACGCGATCTGACTACTATAAGATCGGCACGCGCATCGACGCGACGAAAATCTTCCCGCTGAGCCGTTCGGTCAGCACGTTGACCGGGTTGGCCGTCCAGCGGAACAAGGCGATCGTCGGCGAGAACGCGTTCGCGCACGAGTCGGGCATCCATCAGGATGGCATGCTGAAGAACCCCGAGACCTACGAGATCATGAACCCCGCGACGATCGGCATTCCCAAGGGCACGCTGGTGCTGGGCAAGCACAGCGGCCGGGCGGCGTTCAAGGATCGCATCAACACCTTGGGCTACGAGATCAACGACGCGCAGATCGAGGCCGCGTTCACGAAGTTCAAGACGCTGGCGGACAAGAAGAAGGAAGTGTTCGACGAGGACGTCGAATCGCTGATCGACGAGCAGCTGGAGCAGTCGGTGAGCCTGTGGGAATTGGTCGGCGTGCAGGTGACGACCGGCAGCACCACGGTGCCCACCGCCACCATCACGTTGCGCGACAGCACCGGTGAGGTCGTCCGCGACGCCAGCACGGGTGATGGGCCGGTCGACGCGATCTACTCGGCCATCCAGCGTCTGACCGGCGTGAAGGCCTCGCTCAGCGACTACCGCATTCGGGCCGTCACCAAAGGCAAGGATGCCCAAGGCGAAGTGCAGATCGAGCTCGACCACAACGGCATCAAGGTGCGCGGCCGCGGGGTGAGCACGGACATCTTGGAAGCCAGCGCTTTGGCCTACCTGGCCGCCATCAACCGCATGCGCTCGCTCGACAAGCGCGAGCGGCGGGTCACGCAGCAGATGGGCGTGTAG